In a genomic window of Mycolicibacter heraklionensis:
- the proB gene encoding glutamate 5-kinase translates to MTGTGAREAIRTARSVVVKIGTTALTTETGMFDAARLAGLAEAIEARMKAGSDVVIVSSGAIAAGLEPLGLTKRPTDLATKQAAASVGQVALVNAWSAAFGRFGRTVGQVLLTAQDVSMRVSHTNAARTLDRLRALHAVAIVNENDTVATSEIRFGDNDRLSALVAHLVGADALVLLSDIDGLYDSDPRKGPARLVPEVSGPDDLADVVASEGSHLGTGGMVSKLSSALLAADAGVPVLLAAAGAAAAALSDASVGTVFAPRAQRLSARKFWVRHAADAAGTLTLDAGAVEAVLARRRSLLPAGITAVSGRFYGGDVVELCGPDGAVVARGVVGYDAAELDAMIGHSTAELAPDARRPVVHADDLVAV, encoded by the coding sequence GTGACCGGCACTGGTGCGCGCGAGGCGATTCGGACCGCGCGCAGCGTCGTCGTCAAGATCGGCACCACCGCGCTGACCACGGAGACCGGCATGTTCGACGCGGCCCGGCTGGCCGGGCTCGCCGAGGCGATCGAAGCCCGGATGAAGGCCGGCTCGGACGTGGTGATCGTGTCTTCGGGGGCTATCGCCGCCGGCCTGGAGCCGCTCGGGTTGACCAAGCGGCCAACCGATCTGGCCACCAAACAGGCCGCCGCCAGTGTGGGGCAGGTGGCGTTGGTCAACGCGTGGAGTGCCGCCTTCGGCCGGTTCGGCCGCACCGTCGGGCAGGTGCTGCTGACCGCTCAGGACGTCTCGATGCGGGTGTCACACACCAACGCCGCCCGCACCCTGGACCGGCTGCGCGCACTGCACGCGGTGGCGATCGTCAACGAGAACGACACGGTGGCCACCAGCGAGATCCGGTTCGGCGACAACGACCGGCTCTCGGCACTGGTGGCGCATCTGGTGGGCGCCGACGCGCTGGTGCTGCTCTCCGACATCGACGGCCTTTATGACTCCGATCCGCGCAAGGGCCCGGCTCGCCTGGTCCCCGAGGTGTCGGGACCGGACGATCTCGCCGATGTGGTTGCCAGCGAGGGCAGTCACCTCGGTACCGGCGGCATGGTGTCGAAGCTGTCGTCGGCACTGTTGGCCGCCGACGCGGGCGTTCCGGTGTTGCTGGCCGCGGCCGGTGCGGCAGCCGCCGCACTGTCCGACGCATCGGTGGGCACCGTCTTCGCGCCCCGGGCGCAACGGTTGTCGGCGCGCAAGTTCTGGGTGCGCCACGCCGCCGACGCGGCCGGAACGCTGACGCTGGACGCCGGGGCCGTCGAGGCGGTGCTGGCTCGCCGACGCTCCCTGCTGCCGGCCGGGATCACCGCGGTCTCGGGCAGGTTCTACGGCGGCGACGTGGTCGAACTGTGTGGCCCGGACGGAGCCGTGGTGGCCCGCGGCGTGGTCGGTTACGACGCGGCGGAGCTGGACGCCATGATCGGCCATTCCACCGCCGAGCTGGCACCGGACGCGCGTCGGCCGGTTGTCCACGCCGACGACCTGGTCGCGGTGTAG
- a CDS encoding PE-PPE domain-containing protein produces the protein MTTVFTVDGAGWSGFLRFMCRGAVTKGKTVKRVKYPNTYFDGLRYVSAVKAVERGVQALDDMLTAHFNASPDADDVLVYGVSMGAQVACKWLREEGPTSSVPTDRVSFLLLANPEQPFHGIYQADPKLVTFMKLPDYGGVGVPANTRFAVTDLCRQYDGMADFPNLPAAQVDSLAVRNALLGLVTIHNNYFRLDINSAENIRVRRGNITYVLSPTRIPPACGLSALLPSRLKRKRSRIDGSYDRSAWSGP, from the coding sequence ATGACCACGGTGTTCACCGTCGACGGGGCGGGCTGGAGCGGGTTTCTGCGGTTCATGTGCCGGGGCGCGGTCACCAAGGGCAAGACCGTCAAACGCGTCAAGTACCCCAACACCTACTTCGACGGCCTGCGCTACGTCTCAGCGGTCAAAGCGGTGGAACGTGGCGTGCAAGCCCTCGACGATATGCTGACCGCCCACTTCAACGCCTCACCCGATGCCGACGACGTCCTCGTCTATGGGGTGAGTATGGGGGCGCAGGTTGCCTGCAAGTGGTTGCGCGAGGAGGGGCCGACCTCCTCAGTCCCGACCGACAGGGTGTCGTTTCTACTGCTGGCCAATCCCGAACAGCCTTTTCATGGCATCTATCAGGCCGACCCGAAGCTGGTCACGTTCATGAAGCTGCCCGACTACGGTGGCGTCGGCGTGCCGGCGAACACCCGGTTCGCGGTGACCGACCTGTGTCGCCAATACGACGGCATGGCCGATTTTCCCAACCTGCCTGCCGCACAGGTCGACTCGTTGGCCGTCAGAAACGCTCTGCTGGGCCTGGTGACGATCCACAACAACTACTTCCGGCTCGACATCAACAGCGCTGAGAACATCCGCGTCCGCCGCGGCAACATCACCTACGTGTTGTCCCCGACGCGCATACCTCCGGCCTGCGGCCTGTCCGCACTGTTGCCCAGCCGGCTGAAAAGGAAGCGCAGCAGGATCGACGGCTCCTACGATCGCTCGGCTTGGAGCGGCCCGTAA
- a CDS encoding TetR/AcrR family transcriptional regulator, which yields MASVTRKPPTSRQERREEIERCLLDATERLMSAGASFTELSVDRLATEAGISRASFYIYFEDKGHLLRRLAGQVFGDLASGADRWWSVAQRRDPDDVRAAMAAIIANYRRHQPLLIALSEMAGYDPLVGATYRDLLTGISGRVAQVIEDGQADGSIRRELPVDATASALTWMVERVCQQNLPVRDTDYDSELATALTEIVWGTLYLGTAAK from the coding sequence GTGGCTTCTGTGACCCGCAAGCCCCCGACCAGCCGCCAGGAGCGGCGCGAGGAGATTGAGCGGTGCCTGCTCGACGCCACCGAGCGACTGATGAGCGCCGGCGCCAGCTTCACCGAACTCAGCGTGGATCGGCTCGCCACCGAGGCGGGCATTTCGCGCGCCAGCTTCTACATCTACTTCGAGGACAAAGGCCATCTGTTGCGTCGGCTCGCCGGCCAGGTGTTCGGCGATCTCGCCTCGGGGGCCGACCGTTGGTGGAGCGTGGCGCAGCGCCGCGATCCCGACGATGTCCGCGCTGCGATGGCCGCGATCATCGCCAACTATCGGCGGCATCAACCGCTGCTGATCGCGCTGAGCGAGATGGCGGGCTACGACCCGCTGGTGGGCGCCACCTACCGCGACTTGCTGACCGGCATCTCGGGTCGGGTGGCCCAAGTCATCGAAGACGGCCAGGCCGACGGCTCCATTCGCCGCGAGTTACCGGTCGACGCCACCGCGAGTGCGCTCACCTGGATGGTGGAGCGGGTCTGCCAGCAGAATCTGCCGGTCCGCGACACCGATTACGATTCCGAGCTCGCTACCGCTCTGACTGAGATCGTTTGGGGGACGCTGTATCTCGGCACTGCGGCGAAGTAG